A region of Acidimicrobiales bacterium DNA encodes the following proteins:
- the pheS gene encoding phenylalanine--tRNA ligase subunit alpha, which produces MSDLSRDVEKIQEDALERIAKLGSLDELRTLESELLGKRSPLAGLRQAVGKLEPDERRVVGQAVNAARDTLTQALSERRAALEIDARRATLEADRLDLTEVLPGPGSGHIHLVTQAIEELEDVFLGMGFTVAEGPEVETDWHNFGALNFPEGHPARDMYDTLYVDFGKPGSTLLRTHTSPVQVRVMSAGPPPYYSVMPGRVFRSDTADATHMPVFHQIEGLVVDRDITFADLAGTIDAFTKAYFGGDFTSRLRPSYFPFTEPSAEFDIQRPDGTWLELGGCGMVHPNVLSNCGVDPEEWQGFAFGFGIDRLAAARHGVDDLRDLFTNDIRFLSQF; this is translated from the coding sequence ATGAGTGACCTCTCCCGCGACGTCGAGAAGATCCAGGAGGATGCGCTCGAGCGCATCGCCAAGCTGGGCTCGCTCGACGAGCTGCGCACCCTCGAGAGCGAGCTGCTGGGCAAGAGGTCACCGCTGGCGGGGCTGCGGCAGGCGGTCGGCAAGCTCGAGCCCGACGAGCGCCGGGTCGTCGGCCAGGCCGTCAACGCCGCCCGCGACACGTTGACCCAGGCATTGTCGGAGCGGCGGGCCGCCCTCGAGATCGACGCCCGGCGCGCCACCCTGGAAGCCGACCGGCTCGACCTCACCGAGGTGCTCCCCGGCCCCGGCAGCGGCCACATCCACCTGGTGACCCAGGCGATCGAGGAGCTGGAGGACGTGTTCCTCGGCATGGGCTTCACGGTGGCCGAGGGGCCCGAGGTGGAGACCGACTGGCACAACTTCGGCGCCCTCAACTTCCCCGAGGGCCATCCGGCGCGCGACATGTACGACACCCTCTACGTCGACTTCGGCAAGCCGGGCTCCACGCTGCTGCGGACGCACACGTCGCCCGTGCAGGTGCGGGTGATGTCCGCCGGCCCGCCGCCGTACTACTCGGTGATGCCGGGGCGGGTGTTCCGCTCCGACACCGCCGACGCCACCCACATGCCGGTGTTCCACCAGATCGAGGGGCTGGTGGTCGACCGCGACATCACGTTCGCCGACCTCGCCGGCACCATCGACGCCTTCACCAAGGCCTACTTCGGCGGCGACTTCACGTCGCGCCTGCGGCCGTCGTACTTCCCCTTCACCGAGCCGTCGGCCGAGTTCGACATCCAGCGCCCCGACGGCACCTGGCTGGAGCTGGGCGGCTGCGGCATGGTCCACCCCAACGTGCTGAGCAACTGCGGGGTCGACCCGGAGGAGTGGCAGGGCTTCGCCTTCGGGTTCGGCATCGACCGGCTCGCCGCAGCCCGCCACGGCGTCGACGACCTGCGCGACCTCTTCACCAACG
- a CDS encoding RNA methyltransferase → MIDGPTLLAEALAADVEITDVVAVLTAYPQLLDRAASQGVVVHQVQPAMFEKNADPTHPRDVAAIARMPADPPLGTPQLALVAVGVNDPGNAGTLLRSADASGVDLVVFCDDSVDPYNPKCVRASAGSLFRVPTVRAAGAVVTLRDLRASGVRTVGLVARRGTAYDTVDYAVPSAVVVGSEAHGLPPTVESLVDEKVTIPMRGPIESLNVGMAGTIVCFEALRQRRNRDKDSANDE, encoded by the coding sequence GTGATCGACGGCCCGACGCTGCTGGCCGAGGCGCTGGCGGCCGACGTGGAGATCACCGACGTGGTGGCGGTGCTGACGGCGTACCCCCAGCTGCTCGACCGGGCGGCGTCACAGGGTGTCGTCGTCCACCAGGTGCAGCCGGCGATGTTCGAGAAGAACGCCGACCCCACCCACCCCCGGGACGTCGCCGCCATCGCCCGCATGCCCGCCGACCCACCGTTGGGGACGCCGCAGCTGGCGCTGGTCGCGGTGGGGGTGAACGACCCCGGGAACGCCGGCACCCTCCTGCGCTCCGCCGACGCGTCGGGTGTCGACCTGGTGGTCTTCTGCGACGACTCGGTCGACCCCTACAACCCCAAGTGCGTGCGGGCGTCGGCCGGTTCGCTCTTCCGCGTCCCCACGGTGCGGGCCGCCGGAGCCGTCGTGACGCTGCGGGACCTCCGGGCCTCGGGCGTCCGGACCGTCGGCCTGGTGGCCCGCCGGGGCACTGCCTACGACACCGTCGACTATGCGGTACCGTCGGCCGTTGTCGTGGGCAGCGAGGCGCACGGTCTCCCGCCCACCGTCGAGTCGCTCGTCGACGAGAAGGTCACGATCCCGATGCGCGGCCCAATTGAGTCGCTCAACGTCGGGATGGCTGGCACCATCGTGTGCTTCGAGGCCCTGCGACAGCGCCGCAACCGCGACAAGGATTCAGCCAACGATGAGTGA
- the rplT gene encoding 50S ribosomal protein L20, whose protein sequence is MARVKRSVHAKKKRRTTLERAKGYYGNKSRSFRAANEQVMHSGRYAFRDRRARKGDFRRLWIQRINAACRLNDTSYSRFVAGLRLADVEVDRKVLADLAVTDAAAFTTLVTIANEALEEHAEATPASA, encoded by the coding sequence ATGGCCCGGGTGAAGAGATCCGTCCACGCCAAGAAGAAGCGTCGGACAACGCTTGAGCGTGCCAAGGGTTACTACGGCAACAAGAGCCGCTCGTTCCGCGCCGCCAACGAGCAGGTCATGCACAGCGGGCGCTACGCGTTCCGCGATCGCCGGGCCCGCAAGGGCGACTTCCGGCGCCTGTGGATCCAGCGCATCAACGCGGCCTGCCGCCTGAACGACACCTCCTACAGCCGGTTCGTCGCCGGCCTGCGACTGGCGGATGTCGAGGTCGACCGCAAGGTGCTCGCGGATCTGGCCGTCACGGACGCGGCGGCGTTCACCACCCTCGTCACGATCGCCAACGAGGCCCTGGAGGAGCACGCCGAGGCGACCCCCGCCTCGGCCTAG
- the rpmI gene encoding 50S ribosomal protein L35, protein MPKMKTHRGAAKRFKVTGTGKLRRRQANMSHMLEKKPSKRTRRLNRETGLAAGDELRINRLLGRR, encoded by the coding sequence ATGCCGAAGATGAAGACGCATCGCGGCGCCGCCAAGCGCTTCAAGGTCACAGGCACCGGGAAGCTGCGGCGCCGCCAGGCGAACATGAGCCACATGCTGGAGAAGAAGCCGTCGAAGCGCACGCGCCGGCTGAACCGGGAGACCGGCCTGGCCGCTGGCGACGAGCTCCGCATCAACCGCCTGCTCGGGCGCCGCTGA
- the infC gene encoding translation initiation factor IF-3, whose translation MATPSNSEPRINDRIRAREVRLVGADGSQIGIRPLPEALARARELDLDLVEVAAQANPPVCRIMDYGKYKYEAAQKAKESRRKASSVSIKEMKYRPKISRGDFDTKTRKVERFLHDGHKVKVTLTFRGREMHHPELGKRILDEVVEAVAEVGRVEIMPRIDGRNMTMVMAPDRKAQAAAERARRQAENPTPESSTAENPAPETSETPETPETPEPAVAPETNGSAATASTTATTSEE comes from the coding sequence ATAGCTACGCCGTCCAACAGCGAGCCGCGGATCAACGATCGGATCCGGGCCCGTGAAGTACGCCTAGTCGGCGCGGATGGTTCTCAGATCGGGATCCGTCCGTTGCCCGAAGCCTTGGCACGTGCCCGCGAGCTCGACCTCGACCTGGTAGAGGTGGCGGCTCAAGCCAACCCACCTGTCTGCCGGATCATGGATTACGGCAAGTACAAGTACGAGGCCGCACAGAAGGCCAAGGAGTCCCGGCGAAAGGCGTCGAGCGTCTCCATCAAGGAGATGAAGTACCGGCCCAAGATCTCCAGGGGAGACTTCGACACCAAGACCCGCAAGGTCGAGCGGTTTCTCCACGACGGCCACAAGGTGAAGGTCACGCTGACCTTCCGGGGGCGCGAGATGCACCACCCGGAGCTCGGCAAGCGGATCCTCGACGAAGTGGTCGAGGCCGTGGCCGAGGTGGGTCGGGTCGAGATCATGCCCCGCATCGACGGTCGCAACATGACGATGGTGATGGCGCCCGATCGCAAGGCGCAAGCCGCGGCCGAGCGGGCCCGGCGCCAGGCCGAGAACCCGACACCCGAGAGCTCGACGGCCGAGAACCCGGCGCCCGAAACATCCGAGACGCCCGAGACGCCTGAGACGCCCGAGCCGGCAGTGGCGCCCGAGACCAACGGGTCGGCCGCCACCGCAAGCACGACCGCAACGACGAGCGAAGAGTGA
- a CDS encoding GDSL-type esterase/lipase family protein: MTRAGWKAIAAVGAVAAAVLVGVVRGATDGTDGTDGTDGTEAEDAGNLDVPLDLVVLGDSFVEHSRDQIGAYAEAQGLDAEVMGLGGTAICNWEEQLQDHAADPPAVMVISFAGNDLPHTCFNPTDESRDAATVAAGYREALDEVVALFDDAGSELYAVVPPPIRDVQFEERAAAMRVMYAEAAADLPSLHLIDSATQLDPDGTGFHESLPCAPWDTDCPATGEVVVRQTDGIHVTPAGAERYARAIVDGLS; this comes from the coding sequence GTGACGCGGGCCGGTTGGAAGGCGATCGCCGCCGTCGGTGCAGTAGCCGCGGCAGTTCTCGTCGGTGTCGTCCGCGGCGCCACCGACGGCACCGACGGCACCGACGGCACCGACGGCACCGAGGCCGAGGATGCCGGCAACCTGGACGTGCCGCTCGACCTGGTGGTGCTGGGCGACTCGTTCGTCGAGCACTCCCGGGACCAGATCGGGGCCTACGCCGAGGCGCAGGGGCTCGACGCCGAGGTGATGGGCCTGGGCGGCACGGCGATCTGCAACTGGGAGGAGCAGCTGCAGGACCACGCCGCCGACCCGCCCGCGGTGATGGTGATCTCGTTCGCCGGCAACGACCTCCCCCACACGTGCTTCAACCCGACCGACGAGTCGCGCGACGCCGCCACCGTCGCCGCGGGCTACCGGGAGGCGCTCGACGAGGTGGTGGCGCTGTTCGACGACGCCGGGAGCGAGCTGTACGCGGTGGTGCCGCCGCCGATCCGCGACGTGCAGTTCGAGGAGCGGGCCGCGGCGATGCGGGTGATGTACGCCGAAGCCGCCGCCGACCTCCCGTCGCTGCACCTGATCGACAGCGCCACCCAGCTCGACCCCGACGGCACCGGGTTCCACGAGTCGCTCCCCTGCGCGCCGTGGGACACCGACTGCCCCGCGACCGGCGAGGTGGTGGTCCGCCAGACCGACGGCATCCACGTCACCCCGGCCGGCGCCGAGCGCTACGCCCGGGCGATCGTCGACGGGCTCAGCTGA
- a CDS encoding cold shock domain-containing protein, which yields MPMPMALRAFDAGRGVVSSFDEPRGLGAITTADGADLPFHCTAIADGTRTISVGERVRFQVVAGPMGRWEAARIEAG from the coding sequence ATGCCGATGCCGATGGCGCTGCGAGCCTTCGACGCGGGCCGGGGCGTGGTGTCGTCGTTCGACGAGCCCCGCGGCCTCGGGGCGATCACGACCGCCGACGGGGCGGACCTGCCGTTCCACTGCACCGCCATCGCCGACGGCACCCGCACGATCTCGGTGGGGGAGCGGGTGCGGTTCCAGGTGGTGGCCGGCCCGATGGGTCGCTGGGAAGCCGCCCGGATCGAGGCCGGCTGA
- the hisG gene encoding ATP phosphoribosyltransferase gives MLKLVLPKGSLEKATLALFEAADLNVSRSGSVDYRANIADPRIDDVRILRPQEIPRYVAEGLFDLGITGRDWVEETGAGVVSLGEMQYSKATALPIRIVVAVPSDSPITYVGDLPDGVRVSTEYPEITRRYFESKGIKADIRLSYGATEAKVPDIVDCIVDITETGRALRAAGLKIIDEILHSYTELVANPAAYEDPAKRKAMEQIKVLLDGVLEARGKVLVKLNVGEDDLDEVTKLMPAMKSPTVSKLFGVDGGYAIEAVVAKSQINTLIPALKDAGASDLIELPLSKIVH, from the coding sequence GTGCTGAAGCTCGTGCTCCCCAAGGGTTCCCTCGAGAAGGCCACGCTGGCGCTGTTCGAGGCGGCCGACCTCAACGTCAGCCGGTCCGGATCGGTCGACTACCGCGCCAACATCGCCGACCCCCGCATCGACGACGTCCGCATCCTGCGCCCCCAGGAGATCCCCCGCTACGTGGCCGAGGGGTTGTTCGACCTGGGCATCACCGGCCGCGACTGGGTGGAGGAGACCGGCGCCGGCGTCGTCTCGCTGGGCGAGATGCAGTACTCCAAGGCGACGGCCCTGCCGATCCGCATCGTGGTGGCCGTGCCCAGTGACAGCCCCATCACCTACGTGGGCGACCTGCCCGACGGCGTGCGCGTCTCCACCGAGTACCCGGAGATCACCCGCCGCTACTTCGAGAGCAAGGGCATCAAGGCCGACATCCGCCTGAGCTACGGGGCCACCGAGGCGAAGGTGCCCGACATCGTCGACTGCATCGTCGACATCACCGAGACGGGCCGGGCGCTGCGGGCCGCGGGCCTGAAGATCATCGACGAGATCCTGCACAGCTACACCGAGCTGGTCGCCAACCCGGCGGCCTACGAGGACCCGGCGAAGCGCAAGGCCATGGAGCAGATCAAGGTGCTGCTCGACGGCGTGCTCGAGGCCCGGGGGAAGGTGCTGGTGAAGCTGAACGTGGGCGAGGACGACCTGGACGAGGTCACCAAGCTGATGCCGGCGATGAAGTCGCCCACGGTGTCGAAGCTGTTCGGTGTCGACGGTGGCTACGCGATCGAGGCCGTGGTGGCGAAGTCGCAGATCAACACGTTGATCCCGGCGCTCAAGGACGCCGGCGCCTCCGACCTGATCGAGCTCCCGCTGTCCAAGATCGTCCATTGA
- the ribH gene encoding 6,7-dimethyl-8-ribityllumazine synthase, whose translation MATGDRRAGTPDGVDGKGLRVGIVRARWNSHVVDRLADGVRRGLLGTGVLEPDIVEVSVPGSFEIPFGARVLATSGRVDAVVCIGTVVRGETTHYDIVAGECAAGIQQVQLSTGVPVGFGVLTVENEEQALARSEGEGGHNVGEEAAWVAVEMARLASTYAS comes from the coding sequence ATGGCAACCGGCGACAGGCGGGCGGGGACGCCTGACGGCGTCGACGGCAAGGGCCTGCGCGTCGGCATCGTGCGGGCCCGCTGGAACTCCCATGTGGTCGACCGCCTGGCCGACGGCGTGCGCCGGGGCCTCCTCGGCACCGGGGTGCTGGAGCCCGACATCGTGGAGGTGTCGGTCCCCGGCTCCTTCGAGATCCCCTTCGGCGCCCGGGTGCTGGCGACCTCCGGCCGGGTCGACGCGGTCGTCTGCATCGGCACCGTCGTGCGGGGCGAGACCACCCACTACGACATCGTGGCGGGGGAGTGCGCCGCCGGCATCCAGCAGGTGCAGCTGTCGACCGGCGTCCCGGTCGGCTTCGGCGTGCTGACCGTCGAGAACGAGGAGCAGGCGCTCGCCCGATCCGAGGGTGAGGGCGGCCACAACGTGGGCGAGGAGGCGGCCTGGGTGGCCGTCGAGATGGCCCGTCTGGCGTCCACCTACGCTTCGTGA
- a CDS encoding bifunctional 3,4-dihydroxy-2-butanone-4-phosphate synthase/GTP cyclohydrolase II, with translation MPFAKIEDAVAAVGRGEIVIVVDDEDRENEGDLIMAAECATPEKIAFFLHHTSGVICAPVTSERARELDLPLMVVDNTESMRTAFTVTVDYRHGTTTGISAYDRAATINALVDPSTRPADLLRPGHIFPLEARDGGVLKRAGHTEASIDLARMAGLYPAGVLSELVNEKKDDMARLPELERFAAKHELLIISIAELTRYRRQTEKLVQRITEARVPTEWGEFTCYAYRSTLDGTEHLAFVKGALQGEEDVLVRVHSECLTGDVFGSMRCDCGPQLAESMQRIGEEGLGAVVYLRGHEGRGIGIGHKLRAYQLQDDGHDTVDANLALGLPVDSREYGIGAQILVDLGVTTMRLMTNNPSKYGGLQGFGLEITGRMPLLTQPNPENIAYLRTKRERMGHLLEGLDDVL, from the coding sequence ATGCCGTTCGCCAAGATCGAAGACGCCGTCGCCGCGGTCGGCCGCGGTGAGATCGTCATCGTCGTCGACGACGAGGACCGCGAGAACGAGGGCGACCTCATCATGGCGGCGGAGTGTGCGACGCCGGAGAAGATCGCCTTCTTCCTGCACCACACCTCCGGCGTCATCTGTGCCCCGGTCACGTCGGAGCGGGCCCGGGAGCTCGACCTGCCGCTGATGGTGGTCGACAACACCGAGAGCATGCGCACCGCGTTCACGGTCACGGTCGACTACCGCCACGGCACGACCACGGGCATCTCCGCCTACGACCGGGCCGCTACGATCAACGCCCTGGTCGACCCGAGCACCCGTCCCGCCGACCTGCTGCGCCCCGGCCACATCTTCCCTCTCGAAGCCCGCGACGGCGGCGTCCTCAAGCGCGCCGGCCACACCGAGGCGTCGATCGACCTCGCCCGCATGGCCGGCCTCTACCCGGCGGGCGTCCTCTCCGAGCTGGTGAACGAGAAGAAGGACGACATGGCGCGGCTCCCCGAGCTGGAGCGCTTCGCCGCCAAGCACGAGCTGCTGATCATCTCGATCGCCGAGCTCACCCGTTACCGCCGGCAGACCGAGAAGCTGGTCCAGCGCATCACCGAGGCCCGCGTCCCCACCGAGTGGGGCGAGTTCACCTGCTACGCCTACCGCTCGACGCTCGACGGCACCGAGCACCTGGCGTTCGTGAAGGGCGCCCTCCAGGGCGAGGAGGACGTGCTGGTGCGGGTGCACTCCGAGTGCCTCACCGGCGACGTCTTCGGCTCGATGCGCTGCGACTGCGGTCCCCAGCTGGCCGAGTCGATGCAGCGGATCGGCGAGGAGGGCCTGGGCGCGGTCGTCTACCTGCGGGGCCACGAGGGCCGGGGCATCGGCATCGGCCACAAGCTGCGGGCCTACCAGCTGCAGGACGACGGCCACGACACCGTCGACGCCAACCTCGCGCTGGGCCTCCCGGTCGACAGCCGCGAGTACGGCATCGGGGCGCAGATCCTGGTCGACCTGGGCGTCACCACCATGCGGCTGATGACCAACAACCCGTCGAAGTACGGCGGCCTGCAGGGCTTCGGCCTGGAGATCACCGGCCGCATGCCGCTGCTCACCCAGCCGAACCCCGAGAACATCGCCTACCTGCGCACCAAGCGGGAGCGGATGGGGCACCTCCTGGAAGGCCTCGACGATGTCCTCTGA
- a CDS encoding riboflavin synthase, with translation MFTGIVEEMGQVASRDGGRIRIAARKVLDDAHIGDSIAVDGVCITVVAQGEGWWEADLSDETLKRTTLGVRRPKDSVNLERPVRVQDRLGGHIVQGHVDGVGEVTHPAPDLAVRMPRELLRYIVEKGSITVDGVSLTVVDVLDDGFTVAVIPHTMEVTTLGRRAEGDQVNLEVDVTVKYVERLLTWQDDATEPGTDQG, from the coding sequence ATGTTCACCGGCATTGTCGAGGAGATGGGCCAGGTTGCGTCGCGAGACGGCGGCCGCATCCGCATCGCCGCCCGCAAGGTGCTGGACGACGCCCACATCGGCGACTCGATCGCGGTCGACGGCGTGTGCATCACCGTCGTGGCCCAGGGCGAGGGCTGGTGGGAGGCCGACCTCAGCGACGAGACGCTGAAGCGCACCACCCTCGGCGTCCGCCGGCCCAAGGACAGCGTGAACCTCGAGCGCCCCGTCCGGGTGCAGGACCGCCTCGGCGGCCACATCGTGCAGGGCCACGTCGACGGCGTCGGCGAGGTCACCCACCCGGCCCCGGACCTCGCCGTCCGCATGCCCCGGGAGCTGCTCCGCTACATCGTGGAGAAGGGGTCGATCACCGTCGACGGCGTGAGCCTCACCGTGGTCGACGTCCTCGACGACGGTTTCACGGTCGCCGTCATCCCCCACACCATGGAGGTCACCACCCTCGGCCGCCGCGCCGAGGGCGACCAGGTGAACCTCGAGGTCGACGTCACCGTGAAGTACGTCGAACGCCTGCTCACCTGGCAGGATGACGCCACAGAGCCCGGCACCGATCAGGGCTGA
- the ribD gene encoding bifunctional diaminohydroxyphosphoribosylaminopyrimidine deaminase/5-amino-6-(5-phosphoribosylamino)uracil reductase RibD, translating to MVDEDRDTRHMQRAVELAAGVRTTTAPNPWVGCVIVTADGRTFEGATQPPGGPHAEAVAIADARNEQADLRGATAYTTLEPCSHLGRTAPCADALVEAQIGRAVVAIQDPDWKVAGQGIARLRKAGIEVSTGVEAATVTRQLLPYITHRTTGRPYVVLKLAATLDGGTAAPDGTSRWITGPEARKDVHHLRAESDAVLVGAGTVRADDPELTVRDAPGKDPIRVVLGHAPADAKVHPALELQGDLGPVLDDLGDRGVLQLLVEGGATVAASFHHRGLVDRYVLYLAPALFGGRDAVGLFNGRGAATMADVWRGHITAVTKLGDDIRIDVEPGPSGTGQGRGEEPN from the coding sequence ATGGTCGACGAAGACCGCGACACGCGCCACATGCAGCGGGCCGTCGAGCTGGCCGCCGGAGTGCGGACCACCACGGCACCCAACCCCTGGGTCGGCTGCGTGATCGTCACCGCGGACGGCCGCACCTTCGAGGGCGCCACCCAACCTCCCGGCGGCCCCCACGCCGAGGCGGTCGCCATCGCCGACGCCCGGAACGAGCAGGCCGACCTCCGCGGTGCCACCGCCTACACCACCCTTGAGCCCTGCAGTCACCTGGGCCGCACCGCACCCTGCGCCGACGCCCTCGTGGAGGCGCAGATCGGGCGAGCCGTCGTCGCCATCCAGGACCCCGACTGGAAGGTAGCGGGCCAGGGCATCGCCCGCCTCCGGAAGGCCGGCATCGAGGTGTCGACCGGCGTCGAGGCGGCCACCGTCACCCGACAGCTCCTGCCCTACATCACGCACCGGACCACCGGCCGCCCCTACGTCGTCCTCAAGCTGGCGGCCACCCTCGACGGCGGCACGGCGGCCCCCGACGGCACCAGCCGCTGGATCACCGGTCCCGAGGCCCGTAAGGACGTCCACCACCTGCGAGCCGAGAGCGACGCCGTCCTGGTCGGCGCCGGCACCGTCCGCGCCGACGACCCGGAGCTCACCGTCCGCGACGCCCCCGGCAAGGACCCGATCAGGGTCGTCCTCGGCCACGCACCCGCGGACGCCAAGGTCCACCCCGCCCTCGAACTGCAAGGCGACCTCGGCCCCGTGCTCGACGACCTCGGCGATCGGGGCGTCCTCCAGCTCCTCGTCGAAGGCGGCGCCACGGTGGCGGCGTCCTTCCACCACCGGGGCCTGGTCGACCGCTACGTCCTCTACCTGGCGCCCGCCCTCTTCGGAGGAAGAGACGCCGTCGGGTTGTTCAATGGCCGCGGAGCCGCCACGATGGCGGACGTCTGGCGCGGACACATCACGGCCGTGACCAAGCTGGGAGACGACATCCGTATCGACGTGGAGCCTGGCCCGTCGGGCACAGGCCAGGGCCGAGGCGAGGAGCCCAACTGA
- a CDS encoding MogA/MoaB family molybdenum cofactor biosynthesis protein codes for MTWQAKVLTVSDGVVAGTREDKSGAALGAHLRAAGFDVVDQQVVADGVESVAGAIQDMSDGFAGLLVTTGGTGFGPRDLTPEGTKEVLEREAPGLAEAMRLVSPLGRLSRGAAGTLGHTLVLNVPGSSKGAVECVDSVIDVVPHALDLLTGGRPH; via the coding sequence ATGACCTGGCAGGCCAAGGTGCTCACGGTGTCCGACGGCGTCGTCGCCGGCACCCGGGAGGACAAGTCGGGCGCGGCGCTCGGCGCCCACCTCCGCGCCGCCGGGTTCGACGTGGTCGACCAGCAGGTCGTCGCCGACGGCGTCGAGAGCGTGGCCGGGGCCATCCAGGACATGAGCGACGGGTTCGCCGGCCTGCTGGTCACCACCGGCGGCACCGGCTTCGGCCCCCGTGACCTCACGCCCGAGGGCACCAAGGAGGTCCTCGAGCGGGAAGCACCCGGCTTAGCCGAGGCCATGCGCCTGGTGAGCCCCCTCGGCCGCCTGTCCCGGGGCGCCGCCGGCACCCTGGGCCACACGCTGGTCCTCAACGTCCCCGGCTCCAGCAAGGGCGCCGTCGAGTGCGTCGACTCCGTGATCGACGTGGTGCCCCACGCCCTCGATCTCCTCACCGGTGGCCGCCCCCACTAG
- a CDS encoding MmcQ/YjbR family DNA-binding protein — MAITISSRVGITNDTNHDQATRVVRLRRVREVRETLMGEALGFPGAWEDHPWGDTVVKVGKKIFVFLGEEGFSVKLPESAEEALSLGAEPTGYGLGRAGWVSVRFQGDDDPVDLYRDWIDESYRAVATKTLVKQLDAQRADDA; from the coding sequence ATGGCCATCACGATCTCCTCACGGGTTGGTATCACCAATGATACCAACCATGACCAGGCGACCCGTGTAGTTAGGCTCCGGCGGGTGCGTGAGGTCAGGGAGACGTTGATGGGGGAGGCGTTGGGGTTTCCCGGGGCCTGGGAGGATCATCCGTGGGGGGACACGGTGGTGAAGGTGGGGAAGAAGATCTTCGTCTTCCTCGGGGAGGAAGGGTTCTCCGTGAAGTTGCCGGAGTCGGCGGAGGAGGCGCTGTCGTTGGGCGCCGAGCCGACCGGGTACGGGCTGGGCAGGGCCGGGTGGGTGAGCGTGCGGTTCCAGGGCGACGACGACCCCGTCGACCTCTACCGCGACTGGATCGACGAGAGCTACCGGGCCGTCGCCACCAAGACGTTGGTGAAGCAGCTCGACGCACAGAGGGCCGACGACGCATGA
- a CDS encoding type II toxin-antitoxin system death-on-curing family toxin: MPEVVHLTAGDLVLIAAPATGAPGVVRDYGLLDAAANRPRASAFGQDAYPSLHLKAAALLQSLLMNHPLVDGNKRLAWLATVVFYDLNGHELDAPTGEAFDFVLSVVTEHLDVDAIGAQLEKWAGGR, from the coding sequence ATGCCTGAGGTCGTCCATCTGACTGCCGGGGACCTCGTCCTCATCGCGGCACCGGCGACGGGAGCACCAGGTGTCGTCCGTGACTACGGGTTGCTCGACGCCGCTGCGAACCGGCCGCGGGCCAGCGCCTTCGGGCAGGACGCCTATCCATCGCTGCACCTCAAGGCCGCCGCCCTCCTGCAGTCGCTCCTGATGAACCACCCGCTGGTGGACGGGAACAAGCGACTGGCATGGCTGGCAACGGTCGTCTTCTACGACCTCAACGGCCACGAGCTGGACGCTCCGACCGGCGAGGCGTTCGACTTCGTCCTGTCGGTGGTCACCGAGCACCTCGATGTCGACGCCATCGGAGCGCAGCTGGAGAAGTGGGCCGGCGGGCGGTGA